The proteins below come from a single Aquarana catesbeiana isolate 2022-GZ linkage group LG12, ASM4218655v1, whole genome shotgun sequence genomic window:
- the APCDD1L gene encoding protein APCDD1-like, with the protein MAHPWYCALGCFLALVYGDKLWDVPVPPEQFLTSVKLNREPQCQYQLRHLQDGARISAVLPPNIEGHWISTGCEVRPGPEFLTRSYTFYPSRLFKALQFYYTDPHCHHPSYSLVIKGKLRLRQASWITRGATEAEYHLQKVGIVFYSQEAMSDIRAQMNRTCSGFLSTGRSWAPGRVYELLSAKAGRDCTAAITFSMHELSLVRLEKQYNGQQGGGLVEKLFLGDIHTDRSERAHYRPNGYQQALQSALHHVHPCHVCGIIYNANEHQPPVLPRTPQPPAHLRGEWVSSQCEVRPNVLFLTRYLMFHADNRSWEGLYYHYADPLCKQPTFTLRAAGYYTKGVSSEHVKGGTELVFTVNQVWVKPLNQVILQMLNMSRPRSCGVAGSWAIGEEQDISVTRGCTTLGISLPHTEYELFKIEQDSHSRLLLYMGERPTDGSSPSTPQKRPTSYQPSLIQCSGELTEPLKQRLFTDNASSLAALPRPHPWALLSMFIVLHILRQN; encoded by the exons CTCTGGTCTATGGAGATAAGCTATGGGATGTTCCAGTTCCTCCTGAGCAGTTTCTTACCTCTGTAAAGCTGAACCGAGAGCCTCAATGTCAATACCAACTGCGCCACCTACAGGATGGAGCCCGTATATCCGCTGTCTTGCCTCCTAACATAGAAGGTCATTGGATCTCCACAGG ATGCGAAGTGCGACCAGGCCCAGAATTCCTTACAAGATCCTACACCTTCTATCCTAGTCGTTTGTTCAAGGCTCTTCAGTTCTACTACACAGACCCCCATTGTCATCACCCTTCCTACTCTCTGGTGATCAAGGGAAAACTGCGTCTACGCCAAGCATCCTGGATTACAAGGGGGGCTACCGAGGCAGAATACCATTTGCAGAAAGTGGGGATCGTATTTTACAGCCAGGAAGCCATGAGTGACATCAGGGCCCAGATGAACAGGACTTGCTCTGGGTTTTTATCCACTGGGCGATCATGGGCACCAGGAAGGGTATATGAGCTTCTCAGCGCTAAGGCGGGCAGAGATTGCACTGCTGCCATCACCTTCTCTATGCACGAGTTAAGTCTAGTAAGATTGGAGAAGCAATACAATGGACAACAGGGGGGAGGACTGGTAGAGAAGCTGTTTCTGGGAGACATTCATACAGATCGATCAGAAAGGGCACACTACCGGCCAAATGGATACCAGCAGGCACTACAGAGCGCTTTG CACCACGTTCACCCATGCCACGTCTGTGGAATAATATACAACGCCAATGAGCACCAACCACCTGTCTTGCCTCGCACTCCACAGCCTCCGGCCCACCTTCGAGGTGAATGGGTTAGCAGCCAATGTGAAGTGCGTCCAAACGTACTCTTCCTCACTCGTTACCTGATGTTCCACGCAGATAACCGCTCTTGGGAAGGATTATACTACCATTACGCCGACCCTCTCTGCAAGCAGCCGACTTTCACTCTCCGCGCCGCTGGATACTACACCAAAGGCGTCAGCTCTGAGCATGTGAAGGGTGGCACcgagttggtgtttacagtgaacCAAGTATGGGTTAAACCACTAAACCAGGTCATCTTACAGATGCTGAACATGTCTCGGCCCAGGAGCTGTGGTGTGGCCGGTTCGTGGGCCATAGGGGAGGAGCAAGATATTTCAGTCACCAGAGGTTGTACCACCCTGGGCATCAGCCTCCCCCACACTGAATACGAGTTATTTAAAATCGAGCAGGACAGTCATAGCCGTCTCCTTCTTTACATGGGGGAAAGGCCTACAGACGGGTCCAGTCCATCGACTCCCCAAAAAAGACCAACGTCATACCAGCCTTCACTCATCCAGTGTTCTGGTGAGCTCACAGAGCCCTTGAAGCAAAGGTTATTTACAGACAATGCATCAAGCCTTGCAGCTTTGCCTAGGCCTCATCCTTGGGCCTTGCTCTCAATGTTTATTGTATTACATATTTTAAGACAGAACTGA